DNA sequence from the Epinephelus fuscoguttatus linkage group LG2, E.fuscoguttatus.final_Chr_v1 genome:
CTGTTGATTTCAGTTGTGTTGATGTTTAAAATCGGCAAACTTCTTGATTTCTTAGGCCTAGTTGTAACATTCAAGTGTATATTTTAGTTAAACGCTTTGGTCTGACCTGTCTGGTGTCTCTGTTGTGCTTATTTTATCTTCTGTGttgcaaaacgtattttagccacctagaaaaatgtgtatgtgtaaacTATATTTGTATATAGTGTACACTCTGCTTTGCCTTGTGCACTAATTAATCCCTGCTGTGGTAGCCCAGCAACTCCAgtgttctgcaaagtaaaatgactGGCTTTGTCAATGGTATCTCGTAGCTTTGATATAacagcctcagtttcctgtcagAGAGGACTGTCTAATGGCAAGGTaatgcagtgaaaatattctaaatatagtgcacaattaaaatgacattgattttttttaatctagcCTTTTTCGAtggcaaagaaaaaagaattgaggcagtgtttgctcagcactttaatttattttacatgaTCGGAGGGTTTTCAAAaagttactgtaaacaaacGTGATTTCGTTAAGACCATATGGACTgtttcaaacttgacaacataaacattctaaatagatccctttgtgtgttttgcagtgtttgtgaatgacatcagctgacaggaagtaaacatggaccCAAGCTGTTACCTAGCAATGCTATTCCAGTGAAACAGTAAagatagaaagtgctgctacaATGCCATTACAGAGAGCGTACATGGGGAATACCCAGAAACATTGACCAATCAGATTAGTGAGGGGCTTTTTCAGGAAGAGAGGCTCAGAGACAGGTGCTTAAACAGCATTTCACACATAAGCTGAATCAAGGTATATTCAGGCAAAcggtatgagaaaaataaagtggtttttgaacattaaagcatgtaaatagaaacccaaaatacaaatataaacctgaaaatgagcgtaatatgggacctttaaggTGTAAGAGTTAACTATGGCGTGTTAATTGaatctctctcactgtctctgtcaaatAGAATCAGTGCTGCTGACGAAGAGCTGGTATGGCAGTTCTCCCAGCCGCCTTCAGAACACATTTTCCCCGTCCCTAATGTGTCCCAGAGTGTTGCACTGCAGGTTCGTGTCCAGTCACTCCCCCGCCAGCCCACCTACCCCACCCTGGCCTGCAGCATCCATACTGGCCTGCCTCCACGCTACAGTAAGACCCCCAGCCTCAGCCCAAACCTCAACAGCCATGGTGGCCTGCCCACCCACAAAAAGAACCAGGACCCCAGTAAAGACAACCTCCTTCACAACTCTAACATCTACAGCAAAACCTCCAACTCCATGTCCGGCCTTCTCCTCAATGGATTACCCATTCCTAACCTTCCCATCAACAACATCCCCATTAACAGCCTCCCCCACACTGCTGTTCCTCCTCCTTATAGCAAGAAGAGCCAGGAGCCTGGTGAAGACCACACGTATCAGAACGGAGAGCTTCCGCAGGTCAACATCCCCCAGCGTCAGGGCTCCCCACTGTTCCACAGGTCCCCTCACTCCCCCACGCCCTCCCGCTCCCACTCCCCCTCTCCGCTTCCCACAAGTAAAGCAGGGAAGTGGTTGTACTCGGCTCTCAATGGCTCATCTGACCCCACACAAGTAGAGGACTATGGCTCTGGCACCAACAGCAGTGATAGGTCAAAGGGGCCCCTCCCTGAGCCACTGAGAGCTTTTAAAAATTTCTCCTTGGCTGAGCCACCCCGTTGTCCCTCCCCAAGGCCTGCCACAGAGACAAACCCCCTTATTGGCTCCCTGCTGCAGGAGAGACAGGAAGTTATCGCACGCATTGCACAGAGGCTCAACTTCTGCGACCCCACAGCACCGCCACTCCCTCCTGGCCTTTTTGCTTCTGACAACCCTCCCAAAGCCATGTGGGGCAGTAACCATGACGACATAACTGCCAGTAAGACCAAAGAGCCCGAGGTACCGCCCTATGAGTCTGTGGGACGTGTGTGGCCCGGCCCCTTCAACACACCCGTGACTGACACATCTTTCAGCAAACGGGAGAGCTCCTCCCCTAAACCTGCAGCCTGCAGGAAGCTGAGAATGACTGAGACCAGAgacggagaggaggagagaaatggagagaaagacagagagaaagagaaggagacagagagggagagagacagctCCCTGATCGCCCAGGCAGTACAAGACATAACTAGACTCATCCAGGAGAGACTGTCTGTCCCCTCTCTGTCCCCAAGGCACAGCAGGAGCGGCAGCCATCTGCACCACACGCACACAACGACAGTCACACACACGGTCCGCACGTACTCACGCACCACACACATCCCACAGGCCTCACACACTGCCACCAACGGCTATACCAACGGCCACATACCCAGCCATGAACCTCACAGAGGCAGCAGTCGCACCGCTGCCACACCCGCGCCCGTTTGCACAGACAAGCCCCGAGTTGATCCGGGGACCGAATGCCATTCACCCCGGGCCCAAAATGGTGCTCACTTTACACTTGAAGAACCCTCATTGAAAGACCAGTCCCACACCCAGGCTGGTCGGTGTTTACGAACTCCCCCACAGGAAAAGCTCAGAGTCAGGACACCCAGCAGCCATGAAACCCCCCCTGCCTCCCCTGTCCTTGAGAACAGCCCAAGGAATGCCCAGATCTTTAGTTGGACTTGCAATGCTGCTAGTCCAGCCATGAACTGTAACATAAGCCACAACCACAGCAAGCCTCAGCCTCAGTCCCAGATGCAGTGCTGTGCACCATCCCAGGCCTCTGCCTTGCAGGATGAGAACCAGGCACCCTCGGTGTCTGGATGCTCCAGCACCTCCAGTCcagacatgactcccccttctaCAGTCCTGGTAAGGGACTCCCCATTTTCATAAACATTGTTTGTCCATGTATCAGTGAGTGATAGCCCATTAACTAATCTGCGATTATTCTATTTCGTCCCACCCTATCCCTGAGGCTTGGTTTAACTGCATCACTATAAAAGGGattgttcaacattttggcaaataatCCTGTTAGCTTTATTGCTGACAGTTGGGAGAGAAAATTGATACCACTTTTATGTCTGTATGGCAAATATGAAGCCACAGCCAGCAGccacttagcttagcacaaagacaggGAACAGCGGGAAACAACTCGCCTGACTCTGCCCAAAAGTAGATATAAAAGGATGGTGTCTGCTCAGGTGCTCTTTGGGTACACTGTCTTCAGCCTCTTTTGGTGTGCTCAGCCAGACAgaagttttgtattttttaacagaTGTCAGCCAATATACAGTAGAATGTTTTCATATAGAAAGCATGTGTTGATAgtcttttgtaaaaaaaaaaaaaaacaaaaaaaacttttcaataATTGGAAAATTGTAATTCCTCACCGTATTTTTATTTTTCGGGAAAAAAAGAATCACAAGGCCAAGTACAGAAGCTTAAATTAAGTTATTAAGTTATTGAGTTATTGAGACCTTAAACAAGTGCAGACCAGACTGCACATGTGTTGTACCCCAATGATATGACACAATTTGAGACTGTGTCCCAGCTTTCATTTAATATCCTTGGCTGTTAGCAGTAGACTCCTCTTCATCATGATATCAATCTTCTGAtgctcagcaagaaagcaagtaggtgtgttttctgaaaatgttgaacTCTTCTTTTAAGTCATAttctaaaaacaacatttagctTCTATTATTATAGGAAATTATATATTTGATTAAACAAATAACTCATTCCAGACAAAATTGTTAAGCAGCCTAAATGATTTACTAAGGCATTGAAGCCTTAAGGGGAACGCCACCTAAATTAATAATTCCAgcatgttatttccatggcctaagAAAGttaaatcagtatttgtgaacatgagctgctctctctcaaagccagaaataAGTCTCaatcttgtgatgtcatagggtataaagtctggagctgcttcatagacaatgaatggaaGACTGATACTGTGAAGCCAcaggatgtttgttttctttttaatacccaaatgagctttattctatcaTAGTGATCTCAGctctgagacacaaaatgtacccatatactcagaacattcccctgggtgctctcagtgtcatctggaacatctttcccaattcattgtcagtggagcagctccagactttgtaCTTGATGATATCATACGTTTGAGCTTTGGCACTTTAGCTTTTGGTTTTGGGACAGATGTGTTCATGTTTACTTGTATTTGTGGACCGTCTCAGACcacaggaataacatgtatgaattttttaAAGTGTGCATAGTTCCCATTTAATTTCCGATATCAGAGATAACTACAgccatcacatttttcaaatatAAGATGTCAAACTGGCGGGAACCTCCTCATTTATACACACTGCTCAGTTTTAATGGGTGATTTTAATGAGTGTTTTGTTGGGAGCAGGTGGGACTGGAACGGTAATCAGGATGGCATACGATACTTGAGGATATGATATGATAAATGCAGATTTATTTCAGTTTACTTGCAAACCGCCCTGATCCCTCTCCATCTTATTGCTCCAGCGAGCTCACAGCCCCTCCCCGCTGCGCCCCTGCAACAGCTGGAAGAAACAGAATCGCCACTCATTAGATGCCACAGCGACCAAGGCCTTCCACCCCTGCACTGGCCTGCCTCTGCTCTCCAGCCCtgtaagaaacacacacacacacactcaccttcaTTGTGAAACTCACAGTCATTGTCAGTTCCTGCTTTGTCCATTTGTTAAGATAACACTTTCTACACGCAGGCCCACAGTCACAAACATGTACTGACTCAGCCATCGTCGGTCTCCATGCAGTTGCACCACACTCACTCCCCTTTATTTCAGGCCATCCGAAGCATTACTCACAGTGCTTTCACAAGTGTTCGAAGTGAGCCTGTGAATGCTTGTCGTAAAGAGACTTTGAAATATCTGgcagttgtttttattgctgctgctgctgctgctgggccaCTGTGTTGTTAGCCAGGGTTaatgtacacacaaaaacacacacacacacacacataggcagGTGAGGCACGTGACTCATCTGCTCCTCATCAACCACGGTCAAGTTGTTTCACTGAGTTTGTCAGTTACCACACTCCCAGATCATCACAGTTTCCTGCCCTCTGATCGGTCTCGCTCACATGTGTAAACACTAAAacgtacacacagacactcctGTGAACTCTCAGTCTCACACAGTCTTAACAACACACAAGCTCACACATATTCACATAGACATCATGCAGAAAATTCATtcatatgtttgtatgtatggaTTTTTTACACTAGATAGTGATTTTGAAAATACATAGTTTAATGagagatttaaaatgtatttttcctgTCATTTTAAACTCAGCTATTAACACAGTTTGTCCTTTTAAATTCCTTTCCTGTAATCTTAATATTTCAATTTAAGAGCCCTATATTTTCAAAAGATGAAACTACTGTCTTGTCCTCCAAGCTCTTACCTGGATACTGTGACAGTTTGTCTGTGCTAATCATGTCCTGTGCGTCTGCGGCAGGTTCctcagaggagaaatcaaaCAGGCTACTTTGACCTGGACACCTCTGTGGCTGGCTGTAAGGGTTTGCCTTGGGCCTCTGGGAAAAGGTACACATTTTCTCACCTGGGATCTTTGTTAGCACAGTTACCAGACTCCAACTCAGTTTGTCCGCGGACAAGGTCAGGATGCTGTCACAGGTTTGACGCAGTCTTAGTAACAGTTAAGGGACaaacaagtttttttgttttgcagttaaCCTCCCACATCGTCTGTTTATTATAGTACCATCTGGATCAAGTTATTCATACTTTGCATAAttttaaaacttgtttttctCACTACGCAACATTTCAGCTGTTACAATGAACCAGTGCCAGCAAGGCAAACTCtggctttgttttcttttattgttgtgtttaaagtttaatatttgttcaaggttttttttgtttgtttactggcAGTATTAATGACACTATCCAAAGTCCAAAGGGATCTATATTAGAGACTCTGTTTGCTACAGCTGCCATATTTAAACCCTAACACGCTGACATAGCCTTGAATCAGCAACAGGTTTTAGAAGTATTGTCTCTTGTGTTGAGAGATCAGACAATAAGAGTGTTGTTCGGAGTGCCGGGGTTAGGTCAGCCCTGTTCTGCTGACGATTCCTCTCACGCTGCCACCTGCTGAAGCTCTGCTGTACTGTGGCTGCATCTAGAATCACACACATTCTGCTCAAAATGGCAGACAGAACTGAATTGGCTTTATATACACACAAGCTTCACGGCACTGCctacacacacagcagatgtGGGTGGTAGCTCAGTGCTGCTTTTTATAAAGCAGATGTTTTTAGAGTTCAGCCTTCAGGGTGTAAAGTTCATTTTAGCCACCGGAGGAGATCTGTTCAATTTGGCTGCGGCTGGTAAAAGCCATCGTCATGCTTCTATGTatgattttctttattttttaattcaaggaaatgtgtgattaaaaatatatatacacaaattGCATTTTTTCCTGTCTGTTCCTTCAGTAGATCAAGATATCAGAGTCAGAAACATTTAGAGATGACTGATAGCACttttgtttacacacaaatgAAGTTCAGTCTCAGATCATTTTATCTCACCCTGGATGCACGTCCACTTAAACATGCCAGGAATGCTTTTCACGTAAGCATCTTAAGATGCTCTGTCACACATCTCGCCTTGAAAACAAGTtgatcaggtgtgtgtgtgtgtgtgtgttttaacccTTCAGGGTGTGTCCAAAGAGAGAGGGGTACACCGATGAGTCACAGCAGCTGTTCAGTGCCAGCGCTCCACCTGCCAGTCTCAGTCTGCTGGGAAACTTTGAGgtacaacacacaaacacagaaaagtgTACTCattggggcatcggtggcttagtggtagagcaggtgccccgtgtacaaggctgttgtcacagcagcccgggttcgactccagcctgtggccctttgctgcatgtcactccttctctctctccccctttcacgcttgtctgtcctgtcaaataaaggctaaaaatgtccagaaaaaacctttaaaaaaaaaaaaaaaaaaagaaaagtgtacTCACACTCATgctatttttcttttcagttcaATTACAACgatcaaattaaacaaaaattaaatgacATTATGATGTCTTTTCCCCAGGAGTGTGTGCTGAACTATCGCCTGGAGCCTTTAGGATTAGTGGAGGGTTTTACAGCAGAGGTCGGAGCCAGTGGGTCCTTCTGCCCCAGTCACCTGACCTTACCCGTAGAGGTGTCATTCTACAGTGTATCCGACGACAATGCTCCCTCACCATATATGgtgagatctttttttttccaagttaGTCAATCAGTGATACTTTTTTTACAGGCCTGTGTGACTGAGCCTTGTTCACATGTGCTGTCCACAGGGTGTGATAAACCTGGAGTCCCTGGGGAAAAGGGGCTACCGTGTACCTCCATCAGGAACCATTCAAGTGGTAAGGAGACTGTCAGGGTTTTGTTTTCACAAATGTAGAAATGATCTAAAAATATTTACTTCAATAAAGTATCTGCATCATGGTGTACACACAAAGCTGAGAACAAAAAGCAAATTACACCGACGAACAAAGGGAAAGGGAGACCCCTAGTGATCATAGAGAAAAATTCATCATGTAACAAGagtatgtttttattaatttatgtgcTTATTCTTCTGAATTTGAAATGCATTTTCCTCTATATAACTGAAGTCCATTATTAGCATGATTTATGCAGGCACAAAGGGttctgttgtgttgttgtaGATTGATGAAGTAAGGTCACAAAGAGTTAGAAACCTGCCTAAGTGCTCTCTGGTTATACCTTTCAGACCTTATTCAATCCCAACAAGACAGTTGTGAAGATGTTTGTTGTGATGTATGACCTACGAGCCATGCCAGCTGGACACCAGACCTTCCTGCGCCAGAGGACCTTCTCTGTGCCCGTCCGCCGTGACACAAACAATCAGACCAGCAGGAAGTCCCTTGGCCAGGGACGCACTTTGCGCTACCTCGTTCATCTGAGGTAAACTGGCTGTTAGTTTGTCTCTAGTGCACACTGAAACTGGAATGTATCCAGTAACTGTGATGTTTCTTTTCCCTTATTCATCCTTTCTGTCCTTCATCCGTCTGTCCAAACCCAACCAGGTTCCAGAGTTCTAAGTCTGGGAAGATCTACCTCCATAGGGACATCCGTCTGCTGTTTTCCAGGAAGTCCATGGAGGTGGACAGTGGAGCCGCCTACGAGCTCCAGTCCTCCACAGAGTCCCCAATCGACCCACCGTTCTCTCCCCGCTGCTGAGATCcgactccctccctcctcctcctcccggcAGGCGACTGCCGAAGCTTCAGTCACACCTTGATGCCAGCAAAAGACTCTTACGCAGCCCATGGCAAGATGAACGTCTCTAAAAGAGGAGCAATTTAAGGACTGCAGTCAACAAGACTCACCTGGCATGTGCCCAAAATCTTAAGTGTCATCCCTTCTGTCACCCAGAACTGACAAGTGGGGGTGGGCTAAGAGCCTGGGAGACTCGTCAGAATTGATGTTCTTTGTTAAGTGCACAACCTTGGATCAAAGAAAATGGGTCAAAGGTTACAGTTGTAGAGTGTGTTTCAGATCCTGTTCTCCTGGGTAAAAAGGCCTTACCAGATATGATATGTCATTCTTTTTCCTGCTGTTGTGTGTATCCCCTCCAG
Encoded proteins:
- the fam214a gene encoding protein FAM214A isoform X2; protein product: MTLDNMKSERDATEEFFEYDAEEFLVFLTLLITEGRTPEYSVKGRTEGLHCPPAQSAMPPLHKHECSDKLPQCRQARRTRSEVILLWRNSIPIMIEVMLLPDCCYGDECPPSDPISDPVIKQDALLLERWTLQPVPRQSGDRFIEEKTLLLAVRSYVFFSQLSAWLSASHGIVPRNILYRISAADEELVWQFSQPPSEHIFPVPNVSQSVALQVRVQSLPRQPTYPTLACSIHTGLPPRYSKTPSLSPNLNSHGGLPTHKKNQDPSKDNLLHNSNIYSKTSNSMSGLLLNGLPIPNLPINNIPINSLPHTAVPPPYSKKSQEPGEDHTYQNGELPQVNIPQRQGSPLFHRSPHSPTPSRSHSPSPLPTSKAGKWLYSALNGSSDPTQVEDYGSGTNSSDRSKGPLPEPLRAFKNFSLAEPPRCPSPRPATETNPLIGSLLQERQEVIARIAQRLNFCDPTAPPLPPGLFASDNPPKAMWGSNHDDITASKTKEPEVPPYESVGRVWPGPFNTPVTDTSFSKRESSSPKPAACRKLRMTETRDGEEERNGEKDREKEKETERERDSSLIAQAVQDITRLIQERLSVPSLSPRHSRSGSHLHHTHTTTVTHTVRTYSRTTHIPQASHTATNGYTNGHIPSHEPHRGSSRTAATPAPVCTDKPRVDPGTECHSPRAQNGAHFTLEEPSLKDQSHTQAGRCLRTPPQEKLRVRTPSSHETPPASPVLENSPRNAQIFSWTCNAASPAMNCNISHNHSKPQPQSQMQCCAPSQASALQDENQAPSVSGCSSTSSPDMTPPSTVLRAHSPSPLRPCNSWKKQNRHSLDATATKAFHPCTGLPLLSSPVPQRRNQTGYFDLDTSVAGCKGLPWASGKRVCPKREGYTDESQQLFSASAPPASLSLLGNFEECVLNYRLEPLGLVEGFTAEVGASGSFCPSHLTLPVEVSFYSVSDDNAPSPYMGVINLESLGKRGYRVPPSGTIQVTLFNPNKTVVKMFVVMYDLRAMPAGHQTFLRQRTFSVPVRRDTNNQTSRKSLGQGRTLRYLVHLRFQSSKSGKIYLHRDIHLLFSRKSMEVDSGAAYELQSSTESPIDPPFSPRC
- the fam214a gene encoding protein FAM214A isoform X1, producing the protein MTLDNMKSERDATEEFFEYDAEEFLVFLTLLITEGRTPEYSVKGRTEGLHCPPAQSAMPPLHKHECSDKLPQCRQARRTRSEVILLWRNSIPIMIEVMLLPDCCYGDECPPSDPISDPVIKQDALLLERWTLQPVPRQSGDRFIEEKTLLLAVRSYVFFSQLSAWLSASHGIVPRNILYRISAADEELVWQFSQPPSEHIFPVPNVSQSVALQVRVQSLPRQPTYPTLACSIHTGLPPRYSKTPSLSPNLNSHGGLPTHKKNQDPSKDNLLHNSNIYSKTSNSMSGLLLNGLPIPNLPINNIPINSLPHTAVPPPYSKKSQEPGEDHTYQNGELPQVNIPQRQGSPLFHRSPHSPTPSRSHSPSPLPTSKAGKWLYSALNGSSDPTQVEDYGSGTNSSDRSKGPLPEPLRAFKNFSLAEPPRCPSPRPATETNPLIGSLLQERQEVIARIAQRLNFCDPTAPPLPPGLFASDNPPKAMWGSNHDDITASKTKEPEVPPYESVGRVWPGPFNTPVTDTSFSKRESSSPKPAACRKLRMTETRDGEEERNGEKDREKEKETERERDSSLIAQAVQDITRLIQERLSVPSLSPRHSRSGSHLHHTHTTTVTHTVRTYSRTTHIPQASHTATNGYTNGHIPSHEPHRGSSRTAATPAPVCTDKPRVDPGTECHSPRAQNGAHFTLEEPSLKDQSHTQAGRCLRTPPQEKLRVRTPSSHETPPASPVLENSPRNAQIFSWTCNAASPAMNCNISHNHSKPQPQSQMQCCAPSQASALQDENQAPSVSGCSSTSSPDMTPPSTVLRAHSPSPLRPCNSWKKQNRHSLDATATKAFHPCTGLPLLSSPVPQRRNQTGYFDLDTSVAGCKGLPWASGKRVCPKREGYTDESQQLFSASAPPASLSLLGNFEECVLNYRLEPLGLVEGFTAEVGASGSFCPSHLTLPVEVSFYSVSDDNAPSPYMGVINLESLGKRGYRVPPSGTIQVTLFNPNKTVVKMFVVMYDLRAMPAGHQTFLRQRTFSVPVRRDTNNQTSRKSLGQGRTLRYLVHLRFQSSKSGKIYLHRDIRLLFSRKSMEVDSGAAYELQSSTESPIDPPFSPRC